A section of the Nitrospira sp. genome encodes:
- a CDS encoding efflux RND transporter permease subunit has protein sequence MDHLLTFSLRYRFFTLVAIAVVMATGIWSFTNLTIDAVPDLTPVQVQVLTRAPALGPVEVEQFVTFPIEASLNGLPALRELRSVSRYGLSAVTAIFDDHTDIYRARQFVTERLAQAMERIPAEYGRPVMGPLTTGLGEVYQFTVKGPGYSPMALRTLLQWDIGMKLRAVPGVVEVNIWGGEPQQFHVIVDPSKLLSFKLTMKQIFDALQRNNAIAGGGYIEHQREQLLIRGEALATQVSDLARIVVAHGSGGVPVYIADLAEVKEGSGLRIGAATAMGEGETVIGMVQMLAGENAQQVVTRVKARVQEIQATLPSGVTIEPYYDRTIFVSKVMTTVRNNLLEGGLLVIAVLFLFLGDLRAGLIVASAIPLAMLIAFTGMMQAGLSGNLMSLGAIDFGLLVDGSVVMIDNILRRLADKPARTQEERLATVLAAGREVLRPMTLAVSIIILVYVPILALTGIEGKMFRPMAFTVIMALAGSLLLAVTVTPLLSFWFVRTGTDQEETRVIRALRSFYAPWVRGAVARPVWPVALAVGLFAISLGAATRLGVEFVPRLEEGDLAVQVWRLPSISLTESVATALEIERVLRRFPEVTQVVTRTGSPEVATDVMGVEMSDVFVILKPQRDWVSADNRNALIEAMKRRIEEQVPGVGLGFTQPIEMRFNELIAGVRSDLAVKIFGPDLDVLKQQAERTARALQNVPGAADVKVEQVAGLPLLRVIVDRAEIARYGLTADEVLTLIQSTRVGTVVGTVVQGSRRFELVVRLADRVSQDPASLGRLLIPTMHGELVPLSRVTSITIDSGPAQVSREHVQRRIVVECNIRGRDLGGFVADAQQAVARAVTLPAGYEMTWGGQFEHLQEAARRLTMVVPVTLLLILGMLSVIFGAMRPALLIFLNVPLALSGGILALWLRGLPLSISAIIGFIALFGIAVLNAVVLASHIRRLEADGASTGEAVVQGAMDRLRPVLMTALVASLGFLPMALATSMGAEVQRPLATVVIGGLLTSTALTLLVIPALYPYFVRGETTGPPPAAGGAGITESGL, from the coding sequence ATGGACCACCTGCTGACATTTTCGCTCCGCTATCGATTTTTTACCCTGGTGGCGATCGCCGTCGTCATGGCCACAGGCATCTGGTCTTTTACGAACCTCACCATCGACGCCGTCCCCGACCTCACACCAGTGCAGGTGCAAGTGCTCACCCGCGCTCCGGCCTTGGGTCCGGTGGAAGTCGAACAGTTCGTGACGTTCCCTATCGAGGCGTCCTTGAACGGGTTGCCGGCCTTGCGGGAGCTGCGCTCCGTGTCGCGCTACGGACTCTCCGCCGTGACGGCGATCTTCGACGACCACACCGACATCTATCGGGCCAGACAGTTCGTGACCGAACGGCTGGCGCAGGCCATGGAACGCATCCCCGCCGAATATGGACGACCGGTCATGGGCCCGCTGACCACCGGGCTGGGCGAAGTGTATCAATTCACGGTCAAAGGCCCGGGCTACAGCCCCATGGCCTTGAGAACGCTGTTGCAGTGGGACATCGGGATGAAATTGCGCGCCGTGCCCGGCGTGGTCGAGGTCAACATCTGGGGAGGCGAACCGCAACAGTTCCACGTGATCGTGGATCCGTCAAAGCTGCTTTCCTTCAAGTTGACCATGAAGCAGATCTTCGACGCGCTGCAACGGAACAATGCCATCGCCGGCGGCGGCTACATCGAACATCAGCGTGAGCAACTGCTCATTCGAGGGGAAGCGCTCGCCACGCAGGTGAGCGACCTGGCCCGGATCGTTGTAGCCCACGGTTCGGGCGGCGTGCCGGTCTACATCGCCGACCTGGCCGAGGTGAAAGAAGGGTCAGGGCTCCGCATCGGCGCCGCCACCGCCATGGGCGAGGGCGAGACGGTCATCGGAATGGTGCAGATGCTCGCGGGTGAAAACGCGCAGCAGGTCGTGACCCGCGTGAAGGCGCGCGTGCAGGAAATCCAGGCGACCCTGCCCTCCGGCGTCACCATCGAACCCTACTACGATCGCACGATTTTTGTGTCCAAGGTCATGACGACCGTGCGCAACAACCTGCTCGAAGGCGGCTTGCTCGTCATCGCCGTGCTGTTTCTCTTTCTCGGCGACCTGCGAGCCGGCCTGATCGTCGCCTCGGCCATCCCGCTCGCCATGCTGATCGCCTTCACCGGCATGATGCAGGCCGGACTCTCGGGCAACTTGATGAGCCTGGGCGCCATCGACTTCGGCCTCTTGGTCGATGGCTCCGTGGTCATGATCGACAACATCCTGCGCCGATTGGCCGACAAGCCGGCACGCACCCAGGAAGAGCGACTCGCGACCGTGCTGGCGGCCGGGCGGGAAGTCCTGCGTCCCATGACTCTGGCCGTGAGCATCATCATTCTGGTGTATGTACCGATCCTGGCGCTCACCGGCATCGAGGGCAAGATGTTCCGTCCCATGGCGTTCACGGTGATTATGGCCCTGGCCGGTTCCCTGCTCCTCGCAGTCACCGTCACGCCCCTGCTGTCGTTCTGGTTTGTACGGACCGGGACCGACCAGGAGGAAACCCGGGTCATTCGGGCCCTCAGAAGCTTCTACGCCCCTTGGGTCAGGGGAGCGGTCGCACGACCGGTCTGGCCGGTGGCGCTTGCGGTGGGTCTGTTTGCCATCAGCCTGGGGGCCGCCACGAGACTCGGCGTCGAGTTTGTACCGCGACTGGAAGAAGGTGACCTCGCCGTGCAAGTGTGGCGGTTGCCCAGTATCTCGCTGACCGAATCAGTGGCCACCGCACTCGAGATCGAGCGGGTGCTCCGTCGCTTTCCCGAAGTCACTCAAGTCGTCACCCGCACCGGCAGCCCCGAAGTGGCGACGGATGTGATGGGGGTCGAGATGTCGGACGTCTTCGTCATTCTCAAACCGCAACGCGACTGGGTCAGCGCCGACAACCGCAACGCCCTGATCGAGGCCATGAAGCGGCGCATCGAGGAACAGGTGCCCGGAGTCGGCCTCGGATTCACCCAGCCGATCGAAATGCGGTTCAACGAATTGATCGCCGGCGTGCGATCGGATCTGGCCGTGAAGATTTTCGGCCCCGACCTGGATGTCCTCAAACAGCAGGCCGAACGCACGGCGCGCGCACTTCAAAACGTGCCGGGCGCGGCAGACGTCAAGGTCGAACAGGTCGCGGGGCTCCCGCTGCTCCGTGTCATCGTCGATCGTGCAGAAATCGCCCGGTATGGGCTCACCGCCGACGAAGTGCTCACGCTCATTCAATCGACCCGGGTGGGAACGGTCGTCGGCACTGTCGTACAGGGCTCCCGTCGATTCGAGCTGGTCGTGCGGTTGGCCGACCGGGTGTCGCAGGATCCAGCGTCCTTGGGCCGACTGCTGATCCCGACCATGCACGGAGAACTCGTACCTCTCTCGCGTGTGACCAGCATCACCATTGATTCAGGCCCGGCGCAGGTCAGCCGGGAGCATGTGCAACGACGCATCGTAGTGGAATGCAATATTCGAGGTCGGGACCTGGGTGGGTTTGTGGCTGACGCCCAGCAAGCCGTCGCCCGGGCCGTCACGCTCCCCGCCGGTTACGAAATGACCTGGGGCGGGCAATTCGAACACCTGCAGGAGGCCGCTCGCCGGTTGACCATGGTCGTGCCGGTCACGCTGCTGCTGATCCTCGGCATGCTGTCGGTGATCTTCGGCGCGATGCGGCCGGCCCTGCTGATTTTCCTGAATGTGCCCCTGGCCTTGTCCGGCGGCATCCTGGCGCTGTGGCTCCGGGGATTGCCGCTGAGCATCTCCGCCATCATTGGCTTTATCGCGCTGTTCGGCATTGCCGTCCTCAACGCGGTCGTCCTCGCGAGCCATATCCGCCGGCTGGAGGCGGACGGCGCCTCCACCGGCGAAGCGGTTGTGCAAGGGGCCATGGATCGCCTGAGGCCGGTACTCATGACTGCGCTCGTCGCAAGCCTGGGATTTCTCCCCATGGCCTTGGCGACCAGCATGGGCGCGGAGGTCCAACGGCCGCTGGCCACGGTGGTGATCGGCGGCCTTCTGACGTCGACGGCCCTGACATTGCTGGTTATTCCGGCGCTCTATCCCTACTTTGTGCGCGGCGAGACCACGGGGCCGCCGCCCGCGGCCGGAGGGGCAGGAATCACCGAGTCCGGCTTGTAA
- a CDS encoding efflux RND transporter periplasmic adaptor subunit: MSLLAWFAPQQEPMIGRGATTGMILTILSVLPGCGDPGTEPPKPSTPAAVAPHATVTHAIHPPPAVRERLRAEPAARRTVPELVTAPGEVALDLKKVAKITSRIGGQVEQIHVQLGDRVKPGQPLAAIGSLQLDQLVEEYLVGKAQADVAENSLRRTEKLRTDDIVPERKLIEDKGHYLETKARYQHVREKLLAMGISKAELAGLERGGHEEGHHYTLTSPIAGTVVAQNAVRGQGVTPGAELFEVVDTSRVWVIANLPIEQARKFREGDLGTITPKGGDVITAPLTYLAPVADETTRTIHVRFEVENRQGQLKPHEYVEVALTLSGAPAVAVPVSALTTIDKTRGVFLESQDGYTFSPIDAGHESGGWVEIRTGVKEGIPVVTEGVFDLKNVLLKEQIGSGD; encoded by the coding sequence ATGAGTCTCCTTGCCTGGTTCGCACCTCAGCAAGAGCCGATGATCGGACGCGGCGCAACAACCGGAATGATCCTGACCATCCTTTCCGTTCTCCCCGGATGCGGGGATCCGGGAACGGAACCGCCGAAACCGTCCACGCCCGCCGCGGTAGCGCCGCATGCAACTGTGACGCATGCGATTCACCCTCCGCCGGCAGTCCGTGAGCGTCTGCGCGCCGAGCCCGCCGCGCGACGCACCGTTCCCGAATTGGTGACCGCCCCCGGCGAGGTCGCGCTCGACTTGAAAAAGGTCGCCAAGATTACTTCCCGCATCGGCGGACAGGTCGAACAGATTCACGTGCAGTTGGGTGACCGGGTCAAGCCCGGCCAACCGCTCGCCGCCATCGGCAGCCTGCAGCTCGATCAGCTCGTGGAAGAATATCTCGTCGGGAAGGCCCAGGCCGACGTGGCGGAAAACAGTCTCCGGCGCACCGAAAAACTGCGCACGGACGACATCGTGCCGGAACGAAAACTCATTGAAGACAAGGGGCACTACCTGGAGACGAAGGCACGCTACCAGCACGTCCGCGAAAAGCTGTTGGCCATGGGCATCTCGAAAGCCGAACTGGCCGGACTCGAACGCGGCGGACATGAAGAAGGCCATCACTATACGCTGACGTCTCCGATCGCCGGGACGGTGGTGGCCCAGAATGCGGTGCGCGGACAGGGGGTCACACCCGGAGCCGAGCTCTTCGAAGTCGTCGATACCAGCCGCGTCTGGGTCATTGCCAATCTCCCCATCGAACAGGCTCGCAAATTCAGAGAGGGCGACCTGGGCACGATCACGCCGAAAGGCGGCGACGTCATCACGGCCCCGCTGACCTATCTGGCGCCGGTCGCCGACGAGACCACGCGCACGATCCACGTTCGCTTCGAGGTGGAGAACCGGCAGGGACAACTGAAGCCGCACGAATATGTGGAAGTGGCCCTCACCCTCTCAGGCGCGCCCGCGGTGGCGGTTCCTGTGTCGGCTCTGACCACCATCGATAAGACGCGAGGGGTTTTCCTCGAAAGCCAAGACGGATACACGTTCTCACCGATCGACGCGGGACATGAAAGCGGCGGCTGGGTCGAGATTCGAACTGGTGTGAAAGAAGGCATCCCGGTCGTGACGGAAGGCGTGTTCGATCTGAAAAACGTGCTGCTGAAAGAACAGATCGGATCGGGCGACTGA
- a CDS encoding TolC family protein produces MIARLVMSVVCMSLATVSFTGGHEARAETPRSAAYSLPDILGLAVQHNPTLAGAEGMVKQSQGQQIAAGAYPNPSITGIAGRGAIRDPSTGTHVTERTFTVEQPLEWTAKRQARQEAADAGVAGANAALEETRLTVLADVKVAFYHLLFAQRDVELAAQNVTSVEEVQRTVHARVAAGEATSFDSMKAGVEVQKAKKEVARANSTLLVAKARLNTLTAGSLGKDFSIQGDFQAPKQGMSADVPAGQALEQHPAVRRLSKLAEQAEHTVRFEREARVPNISVVGSYHREAGDESLTAGLSVPLPLWYRRQGEIQSALGAQLRADAERRRAQNELEQAITQHAQEVRTAQDQLQVFETGLLKQAEQTLTVARTSFRHGAASLLDVLDAQRVYRQTQLEYAQVRADLSIALARLERALGASL; encoded by the coding sequence ATGATTGCTCGTCTCGTCATGTCCGTTGTCTGCATGAGCCTGGCTACCGTCTCCTTCACAGGCGGTCACGAGGCCCGGGCTGAAACGCCTCGCAGCGCCGCCTATTCCTTACCGGATATTCTCGGTCTGGCGGTCCAGCACAATCCTACCTTGGCCGGTGCCGAGGGGATGGTCAAACAAAGCCAGGGCCAACAGATTGCGGCCGGCGCCTATCCGAACCCCTCCATCACCGGCATTGCCGGTCGCGGTGCGATTCGCGACCCGAGTACCGGGACACACGTCACCGAGCGGACGTTCACCGTGGAACAGCCGCTGGAATGGACCGCCAAGCGACAGGCCCGCCAGGAAGCGGCCGATGCCGGAGTGGCCGGTGCGAATGCCGCATTGGAAGAAACCCGCCTCACAGTACTTGCCGATGTGAAGGTGGCGTTCTATCACCTGCTTTTCGCCCAGCGTGATGTCGAACTCGCCGCACAAAACGTCACCAGCGTGGAGGAAGTCCAGCGGACGGTACACGCGCGCGTGGCGGCCGGAGAAGCCACCTCCTTCGACAGCATGAAAGCCGGTGTCGAGGTACAGAAGGCCAAGAAGGAAGTCGCCCGGGCGAACAGCACGCTCTTGGTGGCCAAGGCCCGCTTGAATACGCTGACCGCCGGGTCGCTCGGAAAAGATTTTTCGATCCAGGGGGATTTTCAGGCTCCGAAACAGGGCATGAGTGCAGACGTGCCGGCAGGACAGGCCCTGGAACAACATCCGGCCGTTCGCCGCCTCAGCAAATTGGCGGAACAAGCGGAACATACGGTGCGTTTCGAACGCGAAGCTCGAGTGCCCAACATCAGCGTCGTGGGAAGCTATCACCGGGAAGCGGGCGACGAATCGCTCACCGCCGGGCTCAGCGTGCCGTTGCCGCTCTGGTATCGGCGGCAGGGCGAAATTCAATCCGCCCTCGGGGCACAGCTCCGTGCCGACGCAGAACGCCGGCGCGCGCAGAATGAGTTGGAACAGGCCATCACTCAACATGCGCAGGAGGTCCGCACGGCGCAGGATCAGCTCCAGGTGTTTGAAACCGGTCTGTTGAAACAGGCCGAACAAACCTTGACCGTAGCCCGTACCAGCTTTCGCCACGGCGCCGCCAGTTTGTTGGATGTGTTAGATGCTCAACGAGTGTACCGGCAAACCCAGCTGGAATATGCCCAGGTGCGGGCCGATCTCTCCATTGCGCTGGCCCGGTTGGAGCGGGCACTGGGAGCCTCGCTATGA
- a CDS encoding GNAT family N-acetyltransferase — protein MKRRIEKLQPHHAVDAFDCGREALNLFLRKHALQNQRTGGSQTYVGTADDTVIGYYALAVSSVEQEHAPARVKKGMARHSIPLMLLARLAVDLHWQQQGVGAALLKDATLRTLQAADIAGIRALVVHAQDEEARTFYERFDFLPSPSDPLHLFILLKDLRKLLS, from the coding sequence TTGAAGAGACGTATCGAGAAACTTCAACCGCATCATGCCGTTGACGCATTCGACTGCGGGCGGGAAGCCCTCAATCTTTTTCTCCGGAAGCACGCATTGCAGAATCAACGCACCGGAGGCTCACAGACCTATGTAGGAACGGCCGACGACACAGTGATCGGCTACTACGCTCTGGCTGTGAGCTCAGTCGAACAAGAACATGCCCCAGCGCGAGTAAAGAAAGGAATGGCGAGGCACTCCATTCCCCTCATGTTACTGGCAAGGTTGGCCGTCGATCTCCACTGGCAACAACAAGGAGTCGGTGCCGCGCTACTGAAGGATGCGACCCTGCGAACACTTCAGGCTGCCGATATTGCCGGGATTCGTGCCCTGGTGGTCCACGCTCAAGATGAAGAGGCCAGAACGTTTTACGAGCGCTTCGATTTTCTCCCTTCACCCAGCGATCCGCTCCACCTATTCATTCTTCTCAAAGATCTTCGGAAATTGCTTTCGTAA
- a CDS encoding DUF1778 domain-containing protein, whose amino-acid sequence MAVRTLRTEKLDLRVSSSAKRMLEAAASVSNRSLSAFVLESALARADEALADRRAFPLSKAKWSDFLAALDASPRPLPRMQHLLTEPGFFDAASVANSKAKR is encoded by the coding sequence ATGGCGGTCCGTACCCTCCGTACTGAAAAACTCGATCTCCGGGTAAGCTCCTCAGCCAAACGTATGCTGGAAGCTGCCGCCTCGGTTTCCAATCGTTCGCTGAGCGCATTTGTCCTTGAGAGTGCGCTGGCTCGTGCCGATGAAGCCTTGGCAGATCGTCGAGCATTTCCCTTGAGCAAAGCGAAATGGAGCGACTTTTTGGCGGCACTTGATGCGTCCCCCCGCCCTCTCCCTCGGATGCAGCATCTCCTTACGGAGCCAGGCTTTTTTGACGCTGCATCGGTGGCCAACTCCAAAGCAAAACGTTGA
- a CDS encoding tetratricopeptide repeat protein, with protein MVLKSLAWVLGCSLVILGAWSYTVTNHDRPSAGTPTPRDLARQAYYQMEAHVFDRTQLQEAYTKINQAADQNRNEAFIYVAVSLGTLIGGYTIGDWYDLNTFSGDTVQQALGHAQQAVALDPNLGAAHAQLARVLIVKREFEEAARHIATAKALDPDSFYPPYFEGIWHEKQGQVAEANQAFDGAQHAATLPHHSMLVVGHRTSVTKVEGNAALQEKLLKEGIGLNPKNAYAYGEYAAFLMCKGRYRDAIVQWEQAIRIAPFPRAVSQLEKAKAHLAQEPTTLVQAEVHTGCG; from the coding sequence ATGGTGCTGAAATCGTTAGCCTGGGTACTCGGGTGCAGTCTTGTCATCCTCGGGGCCTGGTCTTATACCGTCACGAATCACGACCGGCCATCCGCGGGAACCCCCACGCCCCGGGATCTCGCGCGGCAAGCCTATTATCAGATGGAAGCGCATGTGTTTGATCGCACGCAACTGCAGGAGGCCTATACCAAAATCAACCAGGCCGCCGACCAGAACCGCAATGAAGCGTTCATATATGTGGCTGTGTCCCTCGGTACCCTGATCGGAGGCTACACCATCGGCGATTGGTATGACCTCAACACGTTTTCAGGGGATACGGTCCAGCAAGCGCTCGGCCATGCCCAGCAGGCAGTCGCGTTGGATCCCAACCTTGGAGCGGCCCATGCGCAGTTGGCGCGGGTGCTGATCGTGAAAAGAGAGTTTGAGGAAGCGGCACGTCACATCGCCACCGCGAAAGCACTCGACCCCGACAGCTTTTATCCGCCGTATTTCGAAGGCATCTGGCATGAGAAGCAAGGTCAGGTGGCTGAGGCCAATCAGGCATTCGATGGCGCGCAACATGCGGCGACACTTCCACACCATTCGATGCTCGTCGTGGGGCATCGGACCAGTGTGACGAAAGTCGAGGGGAACGCTGCCTTACAGGAGAAGCTGCTGAAGGAGGGCATCGGCCTCAATCCGAAGAATGCCTACGCCTATGGTGAGTATGCTGCGTTTCTGATGTGCAAGGGGCGCTATCGCGACGCGATTGTGCAGTGGGAACAAGCTATTCGCATCGCACCCTTCCCCCGTGCAGTCTCGCAACTTGAGAAGGCCAAAGCACATCTCGCTCAGGAACCCACCACACTGGTTCAGGCGGAAGTGCATACAGGCTGTGGGTAA
- a CDS encoding IS110 family transposase, whose protein sequence is MPQFIGLDIHKTVVAVCVLDAHGTVCTRLRFPLTRATLTAWARQLTAEDAVALEATTNTWAVVALLQQTPARLVVSNPLRTRAIATAKIKTDRVDAEVLAQLLRCDYLPPVWIPDAATLAARRLTTRRSVLVAERTRLKNRLHSVLHQLLLPCPVADLFSRTGLAWLATVEVPAAERAAVDADCRLLTAIDQELVALEQTQVVDAAADPRIRLLLTLPGLDVAVATALLAAIGEVSRFPTPARLAAYLGLVPSVRQSAQHCYTGHITKQGASHVRWLLVQAAQHLDRHPGPLGAFVRKLLRRKNRNIAIVAAARKLVTLAWHVLRTGAPYRYAMPRVTQEKLARLRRRATGVRRRSGPSAGTPRTATYGTGQRTRGIPALATVYQQEGLPAPGPAPAAETRVVALDQAVHQFVTSLHSVQRQPRSARFTAETSVERHSRQVDKPKPG, encoded by the coding sequence ATGCCCCAGTTTATTGGGCTGGATATTCATAAAACCGTCGTGGCGGTGTGTGTACTGGATGCACACGGCACCGTCTGTACGCGACTCCGCTTTCCCCTCACCCGCGCAACTCTGACTGCCTGGGCGCGCCAGCTGACCGCCGAGGATGCGGTGGCACTGGAAGCGACCACCAATACCTGGGCCGTGGTGGCACTGCTGCAGCAGACCCCGGCGCGACTCGTCGTGAGCAACCCGCTGCGCACGCGGGCGATTGCCACGGCCAAGATCAAAACGGATCGAGTAGATGCCGAGGTCTTGGCGCAACTGCTGCGCTGCGACTATCTGCCGCCGGTGTGGATTCCCGATGCGGCGACCTTGGCGGCTCGACGACTCACTACCCGCCGCAGTGTGCTCGTGGCGGAACGGACCCGACTCAAAAATCGCCTACATAGCGTGCTGCACCAGCTGTTGCTGCCCTGTCCCGTGGCCGATCTCTTTTCCCGCACCGGCCTCGCCTGGCTGGCCACGGTCGAGGTGCCGGCGGCGGAGCGGGCCGCCGTGGACGCCGATTGCCGCCTGCTCACGGCGATCGACCAGGAACTGGTGGCCTTGGAGCAGACGCAGGTCGTCGACGCGGCTGCCGACCCCCGCATCCGACTCTTGCTCACGCTGCCCGGCCTCGATGTCGCGGTCGCCACGGCCCTGCTGGCCGCCATTGGCGAGGTGAGTCGGTTTCCCACTCCCGCTCGATTGGCGGCCTATCTGGGCCTCGTTCCCTCGGTCCGTCAGTCTGCCCAGCACTGTTACACTGGCCACATCACGAAACAAGGCGCCAGCCATGTACGGTGGCTATTGGTCCAGGCGGCCCAACACCTGGATCGCCATCCCGGCCCGCTTGGCGCCTTTGTGCGCAAGCTCCTGCGCCGCAAAAATCGGAATATCGCTATCGTGGCCGCCGCCCGCAAGCTCGTCACCCTCGCCTGGCACGTGCTCCGCACCGGTGCACCCTATCGCTATGCGATGCCCCGTGTCACCCAGGAGAAGCTCGCCCGCCTCCGGCGACGCGCCACCGGCGTACGCCGACGCAGTGGCCCCTCGGCGGGCACCCCCCGCACAGCGACGTATGGCACTGGTCAGCGGACTCGGGGCATCCCGGCGCTGGCAACGGTCTATCAACAGGAAGGGCTGCCCGCGCCCGGTCCGGCTCCCGCGGCGGAGACACGGGTGGTGGCCCTCGACCAGGCCGTCCACCAGTTCGTCACGAGTCTCCACAGTGTGCAGCGTCAACCTCGGTCTGCCCGGTTCACCGCCGAGACATCCGTCGAACGCCACTCGCGCCAGGTGGACAAACCCAAACCAGGTTGA